A single window of Microbacterium oryzae DNA harbors:
- a CDS encoding SIR2 family NAD-dependent protein deacylase, giving the protein MTHELQQQMDYIRAALEQEKKPLGFLIGAGAPMSMRPNGVPLIPGLEELTAKVRAELNPAYATAVDTLLGHLEPKDSANLESLLNYVRSLAALPGSSDIRGVSVEVLSKLDAEICKVVRTHVDQSLPPGDNPYFALALWVSAVRRIVPTQIFTTNYDLLMEQALERQRVAYFDGFMGSREPSFDLQAIEEDQLPSRWTLLWKLHGSINWSQDPDGNVVRRPPDASDASSALVYPSHLKYDQSRRLPYLAMMDRLKAFMRKPGAILITTGFSFRDQHINEVIDQSLRANPTASVQGLLFGSLNSYDDAVALAKGLPNLMLLAEDAAVVGSVSSPWSPDNAAPDATSSPKFTLGDFTELGKLLRSLTGELPHKEGADE; this is encoded by the coding sequence ATGACTCACGAGCTGCAACAGCAGATGGACTACATCAGGGCCGCCCTGGAACAAGAAAAGAAGCCTCTCGGATTTCTTATCGGTGCCGGGGCGCCTATGTCGATGCGACCGAACGGCGTGCCCCTCATCCCAGGTCTCGAGGAACTCACGGCGAAGGTTAGGGCCGAACTGAATCCCGCCTACGCGACGGCCGTCGACACGCTCCTCGGGCATCTGGAACCGAAAGACTCTGCGAACCTTGAGTCGCTCCTGAACTACGTGCGCTCATTGGCAGCCCTCCCGGGTTCAAGCGACATCCGCGGCGTCAGCGTCGAGGTCCTATCGAAGCTCGACGCCGAAATCTGCAAAGTTGTGCGAACTCATGTGGACCAATCCCTGCCACCCGGAGACAATCCGTACTTCGCACTTGCCCTGTGGGTTAGCGCAGTGCGAAGAATAGTGCCGACTCAGATTTTCACGACCAACTACGACCTCTTGATGGAACAGGCATTGGAACGCCAGCGCGTAGCCTACTTCGATGGTTTCATGGGCTCTCGGGAACCAAGCTTCGACCTGCAAGCTATCGAGGAAGACCAGTTGCCGAGCCGCTGGACGCTGCTATGGAAGCTTCACGGCTCGATTAACTGGTCTCAGGACCCCGACGGAAACGTGGTACGTCGGCCTCCCGACGCCAGCGACGCGTCGTCAGCCCTCGTATACCCAAGCCATCTGAAGTACGACCAAAGTCGCCGTCTGCCGTACCTCGCCATGATGGATCGTCTCAAGGCGTTCATGCGGAAGCCTGGAGCAATTCTCATCACAACCGGGTTCTCCTTCCGCGATCAACACATCAACGAGGTCATCGACCAGTCGTTACGAGCTAACCCTACTGCGAGCGTTCAAGGGCTCCTGTTCGGCTCGCTCAATAGCTACGACGATGCGGTGGCGCTTGCTAAGGGGCTACCTAATCTGATGCTCCTAGCTGAAGACGCCGCGGTTGTGGGAAGCGTCTCGAGCCCCTGGTCGCCGGACAACGCCGCACCGGACGCAACATCGTCGCCAAAGTTTACGCTCGGGGATTTCACCGAACTCGGGAAACTATTGCGTAGCCTCACTGGCGAACTCCCGCATAAGGAAGGCGCCGATGAGTAG